The Aspergillus nidulans FGSC A4 chromosome VII nucleotide sequence GCGGCTTCGGAATTAATTTAAGAGATTGTCCAACTCACTGGTTGCCGGATATCGAATTGCCAGTAGACTCGTCTCGCAGAAAAGGACTATCGTGCGCGCCGAGATGAGTAATGTCGCCGTAGGATTTTGAACAGAGGCTGGCTGCGTTATTGCAAGCTGTGGAATCGCTACTGGTCTGTCTAGGGATGACAGTTGTAGCCGAGGCGAGGGACAGAAGAGCCAGCAGTCCGGTCGTTCCTAGCATCTTGCGCTTTTGAACGGCGAATGGTCTTTATTGACGAATATAGGGGAAGAAAAATTCCTGAGAGATCAGGAGACAGCAACGGCGAGATGCGGATTGGAATGATAGAGCTGGGTATATTCAATATTGACGTTTAGTATCCGCGAGTAGATAATAATGGTATTGTAGccagagaaaagaggattgAAGGCCAACTTGGAAAGCTCTCCAGACCCGCTCGTGTCTTAACGGCGTCGTTACGTATTTATTGAGAAAGAGGGTTGGACGGCTGTCGATCTGGATGTGATAGTAGTGGGACCACAGCTGCCATGATTGGTGTGTCATCTGATCTGAGACTCTTggttcttcaagaaagagagaacTTGATGGCCCAGTCGCTCCACAGAACTCAGATACtgtctggactctggacTGTCGGGGCTATTCTTAGACGAATCGGCAGCCGAGCTGACGTTTGGGGACACGCCAGCTGTCGTGGCGGAGCAAAACATTCTCGTTACCCGGGCACTACTCTAGTCACGTGGTTGCTTGGCAGCAATATTCAGAGTACTCGGGGCTCTAGGTACCAACGTTATTGACACTGTACTCCGTGataatattatatagtatattagATGCTATTATTGCCATATTTTTACTAGCCACTGATTTCTTTCCGCCGGTACTTCCGTAAATCAGCCCGGTCAGCACGATGACGGGGCGAGAGCTTCGGACGATGGAATTGAATCATCCAGTTCAGAGATTTCTTGACCTCTTCGTCAAACAATTCCGGCTCTCCCCAGGCACGATTGACATCTTCAATGAGTCGGTCAGCCGGGTAAGGGTTCAAAGCCCGCAGCGTTCGGTTCCTCTTTCGGtttgagaagaagggcggACCATAGAGCATAACAAGGCGTCTTTTGCTGACCCGACGAATGAGCGGTGACTGGATGTCGATACCTTTACTGCGCAGCTCGCGGAGAAGTAGAATGCCTCGAACGAATGGAACTAGACGCTCACCGTGCATTCCAGTCACGTGGTAATCCTTTGACTTTAACATGGTTGGCGGTTCTATGATGAATCCCCAGCTGACTATTGCTTCCTGCATATGGCGGTCGAATATTTGCTGCAGTATAAGCGGGTCTCTCTTTGAGGCTCGGACATCATCTCTTGGCGTGGAAGGAATGGTCGAGTAGCGGCGggccagccagagacaaCAGGCGCGGAGTTCTTCCCAGCGACCGACCATTCCGTATCGCTTGAGCAGTTCAACCCAGAGCTTCACAGGAACACTTGTACCCGTTAAAGCAATATTCTGTAGATACCGGAAAGCAGACGGTAGGGAGTGGGTTGAACGCAGGTTCGGCTGATTGACTGCTTTACGCCCCGGTTTCCGAGGGCCGAAGAGGTAGTTGATCATAAAAGTCAAGGTAGCAGGCTCTAAGGTGAAGCCTTGAGCGAGCATCTCCGTCACTGCCTGAGCAGCCAAATCCTTTTCCCCGGCTGCGAGATGTTTTTGAAAATGAATATTCAGCAACTTTGATCCTTCGCCTAACAGCTCTTTCAGGACAACTAATGTCAGGTTATATTGTCGCCAGTCGCGAGCAGCGTAATGAGACACCAGCAATGACGCCTGAGTTTCATAGTCCTCAAGCACGTCATGATGTTGATCGCTGTGGATCAAGTCGGAGAGAAGTatctcttccttctccctgGCAAGCCGGCGCAGTAATCGCACGAAAACACTGTTCCCAACAGatatcttgctttgctcaagctgctcaagctTTTCTAATATGTCATAACTTCCACGAGCTCGCCTAGCCATCTCGCGCAGGGACTGCGGGCCGATGGCTGGAATATGAAATGTTCTGAAACCAGCTATAATCATTTCAATTGATAGAGCTTTTGTGGCAAAGATACGAGCTCCGAAGTCATCTTTTAAACCATTTTCCTCGAGCTGGTGTTTCACACCCACTGCTGGAGACCGGCCCGTTGTAGATGATGGTAATAATACGCTGGAATCGGCGGCGTTGTCGCGGCCGAATCGCTCATCGCAATACCGCTCAAGCCTAGCTTTGGTGGCGTTGTTAGAAAAGATCCGTACGTACTCGAGAACCGGCTCAAGTTCCTCGATAGAACGCGGATGGTCGCCTTGTCCGACTAGAAACTCGTGCATTCGCAGCAACTCTTTCGATTTCCCGCTTGCCATCAAGGCAGAAATGACTTGGCCGTAAACCTGATGCCCATTCGTATGCTTGCATATTTCGTGGAAGGCAGCAACCCGGGCTCGTAATCCGACATATGCTCTCCCAGAGCTGTCATAGTCAAGTAGAGCAGCCGTGAAGCATTCAGCGATATCCCCGTCACTGGGAGTGTGTGCCTTCTGCAGGCGCTTGTGCCATTTCAAAGCTTGGTTTGCCATCCCAAGCTTTACAAACGTACCCACAATGCTTTGGTAAAGCTTGGGCCAGAGTTTACCTGTTCGATGTTCCAGTTCCAACGCGTAATCCACCACCTCGTTTAAGGTCGCCTCGCATTTTAGGCCGTAATTCACAAAGCTCTGCCAGAAGAAATCTGCAGACTCTCCGTCCACAGGGAGCTGCAGCCCACCCACCCGCTTCGTCATTCCCTCCCAGATGTGCAAAGTGCCAATGTCTCCATAGTGACGCTGGCGGTACCGCAGCAGCTCTAGCCAAAGCTCAAAATCGTTCCGATGTGCTGGGTCATCCACCAAGCGCGTGCCGACATCATCGGTATGACCAACATCAGACTCGTAATCCAATCTCTCCAGCTGTGTCCCTAAATCCTTCCATAATGATTGCTGTCCGTTCGCATTACCCGTAATCTCATTTTCGAGGGTAGGATTTGCTGGCTGTATTTGAATGGGGTGAAAGTGAAAATTCGAAGGAATCGTAGAGACATCAGAATCTTTATCCTCCGGCGGCAGTCGCGGTGTGCGGAACTGAGGATTCGAGGACGCTGACAGGGAAGAATAGCAATGAAAGCATGTTTTATGCAATCGAGACTCCAGATGTTCAATACCAGGCGGAGACGAAACCAGGGAATCAAGGACTGAGAGTGCCgatggcctcttcaacaatcgGAGAAGAGCCGGTCGCATCAGTCTGAAACGGAAAATGATGCGGAGGATTCGAGCACAACCTAATCATCCTGTCTCATCCGCGCTCAAGTAGCAGTATTTGAGAATTGCCGATGAGGAAAGCAGCAGTGATCCTCAAGCATTGCTTTCAACACGAGCTCTTAGAAATTCGTCGGCGAAGCTCTCCCCGAAAAACCACCTTTCCTGAACTAGACTAGTGCTTTGCGCGATTAGTAAGGAAGTTCGTCTGAAAGGACGGAATTATTTGGGAAATCACGTGGTTAAGAGCTGCTTTCGGGTCCACCACTTCTCGACATCAACTGATCGTTCGATCTACCCGTCATTGCGTTCCTAACCTCTCACAACCTTGCTTCATCGCACTCCTACACCGTCAAAATGCTTCGCACCGCTCCTCGCATGGCCGGGTACGTCACATCCGATCAACTCGTGCTCAATATGCACCGGTTTCTCGCCAATTGAGTCGGCATCCGGCACCATAATATGCCCTGCTTGATTGGCTGAGTTCTGGCTCCGAGAGACCATTCCATTGCGAGGCACACTTTGCTAACTCAGTCTTTATCAATGCAGGTTCGTGTTCCGTGAGAACCGTGTCCCTTACTACCAACgtctcttccagcagcaCGACGGCAAGCGCCAGTGGTGGAAGGTCAGTTCGCGCACACACAACCCGCCTACAGTGGTTTTTCGGGGACCGTGTCGGCCAGCTAACACGAATCTTTACAACTAGACCTCTCGTTCCGGTTGGGTCATGTATCCTTACCTCATCTCCGTCTATGGCATGGGTGTTGGTAAGTTTTACTTGGGTTGACGTTTGGGTACTTGTCGCTGACTCCGTCCTAGCTTGCACCTACGCCATGGGCCGTATGGTCTTTGTCAGTATTCCCTTTCCTGTCTCCGCTTTAACGCCTCTCGCATAAGACTCGACTGCTATCACGTCTGCTAACACTCTCAATAGGGCCACAAGACCTGGTTCGGCGAGAAATAGATTGACTTCTCTGTACTATCGAGACTCCGTATCGCCCATACAGGCTGTCATGAGCTGAATGACGGTGTACCTCTAAATCATGATGGGCTAGTTAAGTGGGAGACTATCGAGGTTGTATATAAGCTAGAGTCCCAATGTGAACCTTTTCCCAGTTTTATTTCGTCTCAAATAGCTGAATTGTAGCCCATTAAGTGTCCATATCCGTTGAAATTTTACAACTTTCACGCTCTGAATGACGGGTCATCGGAAATAAGTAATGTTGAATTTATGACCAGTGACTTCGAAACCTGACTTGAAGCGCCTACCAGCTGTTGAAGTCACTCCTCAAGATTCTATTGATCATAGTTGGTAGGTCATTTTCCCTGCTCTACGAGTATCTACGAGTGTCTAGATTGAAACAGTCCCGGTTCCTCCGCTTTGCCCAAGTATCGCTCTATCAAGAGCGCTTCCAGCCATACGGAGATTTGAACAGTGTACACGCTTCCTAATAATGCCATTGGACGCGATTAACTTTACTCCTGGAATGCAGCCTTCAGCTGTTCCACAAATTGCCACACCTCGCTGTAGGTGTTGTACAGAGGAGCAGGGGCAACACGGACAACGCCGGGCTCGCGCTTGTCGCAAACAATCGATGCAGACTGCAGCTTGTCGGCGACCCTTTGCAGCAGACCGGGCTTGAGGAGGAGACTTAGCTGCGCGCCTCGTTCTTCGGGGTTAGAGGGGGTAATAATACGGAATGGGCGGGTTTCGTCTGTTGTGTCTTTCAACAACAAGTATTCAAGGTAAGCGGTCAGTTGCACAGACTTCCGGCGCAATTCGGAAATTGACGTTTGATCGAAGATGGAAAGTGAAGCGTTAAGACAGGTGAGATCCGTAGCGGAAGAGgtggagagctggaatccCCCTGCCCCCGGGATGGGTCTGAATTCTGGAAACACTGTTAGCATTGACCCGAAGAGGACATGGTAGGATGCTGAAAATTTAACTTACTGTTGTCCATCTTGAACCTGACGGACCTATCACCACCGTACCAGCCCGCGAGCCTGTGTCGGAACTGCGGAGAATCCTCTCCCTGGCTGTAGTCCACCTTCCCGTGCTTCTCATGAACGAAGAGACCACCCATTGATCCGGGTCCAGCGTTAGCGTACTTGTAGGTACACCACACTGCAAAGTCTACATCCCACTCGTGAAGCTTCAACTCGACATTGGCGAAAGCATGGGCCAGATCCCATCCAACCATAAGTCCTTTCGAGTGTGCGTACTCGGTGATTGTATTGATATCAAAATATTGTCCAGTGTAGTACTGGATCCCCGGAAGAAGAATTAGGGCAGCTTCATCGGCGTGCTCGTCGATGATTGAGAGGATTTTCTGCGTGGGGATCTCATACTCGCCCTCATCTGGGCCAATGAGAACCATGGACTTCTTTGGGTCTAATCCATCGTGCCAAGCAATATGAGACTCGATAGCGTACTGGAAGTTCATGTTAGTTTATGATGGCGGAATGTGTGTTGAGAGATCTAAAGGTCCGGTGGGGCAAACTAACGTGATCACTAGGGAATGCTTTCCAATCTAGCAGGATCTTGTGCTTAGTGGCAGTGGGTTTGTAGAAGCTTGCAAGGAGTAGATGCAAGTTTGATGTGAGCGTGCCCATTGCAATAACCTCCTCCGGCGCTGCTCCGACAAGCTTGCTCATCGAGCCTGCCGCTTGCTCAGCCATCACCCACCATGGGTCAAGCGGAGAATCCTCGATCTTAGTGAAATGTCCGTTGACACCGATCGATGCCCATGTATCTAAGTGTGCTTCCATGTACTTTGCCGTAGCTTTGGGTTGGAGACCGAGAGAATTCCCACAGAAATAAATGCACGGATCTGCTGAAATATCTAGAGTAGAGCAAATTAGCGAGATATATCTGAGTTCTGCAATGGCACGTACTGGGCTTCGCGAGTCTCTTGGATTGAATATTGGCCTTGGAGGGAATGATGAACTTATCCCGAAATGACGCCAGGGGATCGGCCGCGTCTAAGGCTTTGGCATATTCTTTTGAAGCTGCATTTTCTGGAAATACAGGCTTCACGCCGTTGACGCCGTTAACACCATTGACACCGTTGACGTGGTTGGACATggcgagaggaaggagatttATCTGAGAGGAGATTTCTGGAAGGAGGGATACACGGAAGAAGACATATTCGGGGGAGCTCGAGCATTCGCTGCCCGTGGCCTTTATAGCGGGAAACCAGACGTAACCGATACGACGTCAAGAAATCCAGTCGTATACGGCCAGACCGGCGGGGTCCGATAGCAGTGATTGAATCCATTAA carries:
- a CDS encoding uncharacterized protein (transcript_id=CADANIAT00008509), coding for MRLRDLGTQLERLDYESDVGHTDDVGTRLVDDPAHRNDFELWLELLRYRQRHYGDIGTLHIWEGMTKRVGGLQLPVDGESADFFWQSFVNYGLKCEATLNEVVDYALELEHRTGKLWPKLYQSIVGTFVKLGMANQALKWHKRLQKAHTPSDGDIAECFTAALLDYDSSGRAYVGLRARVAAFHEICKHTNGHQVYGQVISALMASGKSKELLRMHEFLVGQGDHPRSIEELEPVLEYVRIFSNNATKARLERYCDERFGRDNAADSSVLLPSSTTGRSPAVGVKHQLEENGLKDDFGARIFATKALSIEMIIAGFRTFHIPAIGPQSLREMARRARGSYDILEKLEQLEQSKISVGNSVFVRLLRRLAREKEEILLSDLIHSDQHHDVLEDYETQASLLVSHYAARDWRQYNLTLVVLKELLGEGSKLLNIHFQKHLAAGEKDLAAQAVTEMLAQGFTLEPATLTFMINYLFGPRKPGRKAVNQPNLRSTHSLPSAFRYLQNIALTGTSVPVKLWVELLKRYGMVGRWEELRACCLWLARRYSTIPSTPRDDVRASKRDPLILQQIFDRHMQEAIVSWGFIIEPPTMLKSKDYHVTGMHGERLVPFVRGILLLRELRSKGIDIQSPLIRRVSKRRLVMLYGPPFFSNRKRNRTLRALNPYPADRLIEDVNRAWGEPELFDEEVKKSLNWMIQFHRPKLSPRHRADRADLRKYRRKEISG
- a CDS encoding cytochrome c oxidase subunit 7 (transcript_id=CADANIAT00008510) — encoded protein: MLRTAPRMAGFVFRENRVPYYQRLFQQHDGKRQWWKTSRSGWVMYPYLISVYGMGVACTYAMGRMVFGHKTWFGEK
- a CDS encoding kynureninase bna5-2 (transcript_id=CADANIAT00008511) → MSNHVNGVNGVNGVNGVKPVFPENAASKEYAKALDAADPLASFRDKFIIPSKANIQSKRLAKPNISADPCIYFCGNSLGLQPKATAKYMEAHLDTWASIGVNGHFTKIEDSPLDPWWVMAEQAAGSMSKLVGAAPEEVIAMGTLTSNLHLLLASFYKPTATKHKILLDWKAFPSDHYAIESHIAWHDGLDPKKSMVLIGPDEGEYEIPTQKILSIIDEHADEAALILLPGIQYYTGQYFDINTITEYAHSKGLMVGWDLAHAFANVELKLHEWDVDFAVWCTYKYANAGPGSMGGLFVHEKHGKVDYSQGEDSPQFRHRLAGWYGGDRSVRFKMDNKFRPIPGAGGFQLSTSSATDLTCLNASLSIFDQTSISELRRKSVQLTAYLEYLLLKDTTDETRPFRIITPSNPEERGAQLSLLLKPGLLQRVADKLQSASIVCDKREPGVVRVAPAPLYNTYSEVWQFVEQLKAAFQE